A window of Halopelagius inordinatus genomic DNA:
GAACGACACACGGGCTACCCGGTGATGCGCAACGGCCGCCTCGTCGGGATGGTCACGCTCAACGACGCGCGCACGGTGACCGAAGTCGAACGCGACGCCTACCGCGTCGAAGACGTGATGTCGAAGGAACTCCGGACTATCACTCCCAACGCGGACGCGATGGACGCCATCGGAGCCATGCAAGAACAGAGCGTGGGTCGCCTCCCCGTCGTCGACGAGGCGGGCGAACTCGTCGGTCTCATCTCTCGGTCCGACCTCGTCACCGCGTTCAACATCATCCAGTCTCGGGGGTCGCTCCCGAGGATTCGTTCCCGCGACCCGACGGACGTAATCGACGCCCGGTAACCCGGGAACCGGTCTCTCTATTCGGACTCCTCTCGGAGTTCGATTCCCGCGTTGGCCACCAGCCACGACACCGCTTCCGAGAGCGTCGAGCGGTCGTTCGCGGTGATTTTGATGCGCGTCTCGCCGTCGCCCCGACTCGGGTAACAGCCGACGCGCACGCCGAATCGCTCTCCGACCGACGCGAGGGGGCTCGCGGCCGCCCCCTCCGGTTCCGGGGTGTAGAGCGTCCGCGTCGCCACGTCGCCGCCGAAGTCGTCGGCGACGTTCGCGAAGACGGCCGTCATCTCCTCGGGGATTCCCGGGAGGACGTAGACGTTCTCCGCGACGCATCCCGGCGCGAGGCCCTCCGGGTTCGTTATCGGCGTCGCGCCCTCGGGCATCGACGCGTACCACTCGGGCTTCAACTCGAAGTCGATGTCGGGGTTCTCTTCGAGGATGCGGTCTATCGTCTGTTCGACGTCCGCCTCCGCGATGGGTTCGACCGCGAGTTCCCGGCCCAACCCCGCGGCGACGCCCTCCATCGTCACGTCGTCTACCGTGCCGCCGAGTCCGCCGGTAACGACGACGGCGTCGAACGCCGCCGCCCACTCTCGAACCGTCTCGGCGATGACCGACTCCTCGTCGGGGACGACGAGGAGTCGGCTCACTTCCACGCCCCGACTCGTCAGTTCGCGGGCCAACCACGTCGCGTTCGTGTTCTCTATGTCTCCCGCGAGGAGTTCGTTACCGACGGTGAGCACCGCAACGTCCATGTCCCAGACTGGAACCGGCGACGGTTAACTCCGTCTCCGCCCGTCTCCGGTCTCCGCGCCCCGGTGCCTCGCGACGACTCGCTCCGCGACGGACATCCGAGCGAATCCTGTTTGAAGGGCTGAAAGTGCTGTTTTCGACGTAGTATCGCCCGCCGCGCTTATCTACGCACGGACACAAGGTCGGGGCATGGTGGATACCCCGACGCGCGACTTCAGTTCCGAGTTCGACATCGAGTTCGACGGCGAACTTCCGGAGACGGTGGATAGGGCGGCTATCCATCGGATGCGAACCGTCGCTCGACTGTTCGACGACGCCATCCGCGTTCCGGGCACCGACTTCCGCATCGGTATCGACCCCATCCTCGGTGCACTCCCCGTCGCCGGTGACGTGGTCAGCGCGGGCTTTTCGCTGTACATCGTCCTCGAGTCCGCTCGATTGGGCGTCTCCTTCAGGACGCTTCTGAAGATGATAGCGAACATCGCTATCGACACCACCGTCGGGTCGGTTCCGGTTCTCGGGACTATCTTCGACTCCTTTTGGAAAGCCAACGAGTGGAACATGAAGATGGCTCTCGAGGACCTCGCGGAGGAAGCGGGCGACACCGAAGACGCGGAAGCGATAGAGATCGATATCGACTGAAACGGCCGTCGAGTCGGAGACGTTTCTCGTCGGTACGGGATACACCGAACGGCCGAGGGCGGGTTTCGTCTCTCGGCGACGGTATCACCTCACCTCTTTTCATCGACCGAGTGCGGACGTCTCTCGTTCTCGGAGGACGCGGATGTCGGCGACGAGAACCGGGCGGACGTGAGTCTCGACTCCCGTCGCCTCCATCCTCGACGACTACGGGCACATCGCGCGAGACGGAGCACTCTCTGAACTGCGGTTTTCGTCGCCGTGTAACCCCATCGAGAGTAAACTGGGCGACGGACAGTCACTCCGAGACCAAACTCTTTAGGTACACCACTTTCACGGATGGGGAACGTCACTCTAGTTAGAATGGCAGTCAGCCAAGACGGCACTCCCTCCGGGCGTTCGACCGACGACTATCTCGCCGTCCTCGGAGACCCGAACCGGCGAGTCGTGGTCGGAGTCCTCGCAGAGACCGACCGTCCGATTTCCATCTCGTCTCTCGCACGAGAGGTCGCCGCGGAGACGCAGAACGCCTCACCCGACGCGAAGATAGCACAGACGAAGCTGTCGCTTCACCACAACCACCTCCCGAAACTGGACGCCGCGGGCGTCGTCACCTACGACTCCGAAGAGCGTCTCGTC
This region includes:
- a CDS encoding DUF4112 domain-containing protein, whose amino-acid sequence is MVDTPTRDFSSEFDIEFDGELPETVDRAAIHRMRTVARLFDDAIRVPGTDFRIGIDPILGALPVAGDVVSAGFSLYIVLESARLGVSFRTLLKMIANIAIDTTVGSVPVLGTIFDSFWKANEWNMKMALEDLAEEAGDTEDAEAIEIDID
- a CDS encoding DUF7344 domain-containing protein codes for the protein MAVSQDGTPSGRSTDDYLAVLGDPNRRVVVGVLAETDRPISISSLAREVAAETQNASPDAKIAQTKLSLHHNHLPKLDAAGVVTYDSEERLVAPADGFETALSAVELAN
- a CDS encoding competence/damage-inducible protein A → MDVAVLTVGNELLAGDIENTNATWLARELTSRGVEVSRLLVVPDEESVIAETVREWAAAFDAVVVTGGLGGTVDDVTMEGVAAGLGRELAVEPIAEADVEQTIDRILEENPDIDFELKPEWYASMPEGATPITNPEGLAPGCVAENVYVLPGIPEEMTAVFANVADDFGGDVATRTLYTPEPEGAAASPLASVGERFGVRVGCYPSRGDGETRIKITANDRSTLSEAVSWLVANAGIELREESE